Proteins from a single region of Crassaminicella profunda:
- a CDS encoding UxaA family hydrolase, protein MEFMGYKRPDGSVGIRNKVLIISVDECCEGIARHIAKDFDDVVLLTNYYTCMLGGNEETFNQMIEVGKNPNVSACLVIAMGCGSILPEQIANPISKIGKKVLCMNCIESGGTKKSIELGKQMMNELVEYSNSFEREPVSIEKLIVGVKCGGSDTSSGIASNPSVGNMVDKFVDLGGTAIGGELMELLGCEEVLIERTKNKEVAEKIISLIKNEENRWSVEGTEVETMSIGNSIGGLTTLEEKSMGALHKMGSKPIIDVLQVNKDFIDKPKEPGFYLSEATMLCGGSAVNYASYGAQIIVWTTGGAGFNNPLIPVIRVSGNEDLINDDIDIDATGVMKGIEGINSVGDKIIEKIVQVANGSLTNVEGYGEATMSLYQKDQRVEKLLNIPCKR, encoded by the coding sequence ATGGAATTTATGGGATATAAAAGACCAGATGGGTCAGTGGGAATTAGAAATAAAGTATTAATTATTTCTGTAGATGAATGTTGTGAAGGAATAGCTCGCCATATAGCAAAAGATTTTGATGATGTTGTTTTATTAACCAATTATTATACATGTATGTTGGGTGGGAACGAAGAAACATTTAATCAAATGATTGAAGTAGGAAAAAATCCTAACGTATCAGCTTGTCTTGTTATTGCAATGGGTTGCGGTAGTATTTTGCCTGAACAAATTGCTAATCCTATATCCAAAATAGGAAAAAAAGTATTATGTATGAATTGTATCGAGAGTGGTGGAACCAAAAAATCAATTGAATTAGGAAAACAAATGATGAATGAACTTGTTGAATATTCAAATTCATTTGAGCGTGAACCTGTTTCAATTGAAAAATTAATTGTAGGTGTGAAATGTGGTGGTTCAGATACAAGTTCTGGAATTGCTTCTAATCCAAGTGTTGGAAATATGGTGGATAAGTTCGTTGATCTTGGAGGAACTGCCATTGGTGGTGAATTAATGGAACTTTTAGGATGTGAAGAAGTACTTATAGAGCGTACGAAAAATAAAGAGGTAGCAGAAAAAATTATATCTTTAATAAAAAATGAAGAAAATAGATGGAGTGTAGAAGGTACTGAAGTTGAAACCATGAGTATCGGAAATAGCATAGGGGGTTTAACAACCCTTGAAGAAAAATCTATGGGGGCATTGCATAAAATGGGAAGTAAACCTATCATAGATGTACTACAAGTAAACAAGGATTTTATTGATAAACCAAAAGAGCCAGGATTTTATTTATCAGAAGCAACTATGCTATGTGGGGGCTCAGCAGTTAATTATGCATCTTATGGAGCTCAAATAATCGTATGGACAACGGGAGGAGCTGGATTTAATAATCCACTTATACCTGTTATTCGAGTTAGTGGAAATGAAGATCTAATCAATGACGATATTGATATTGATGCTACTGGAGTAATGAAAGGTATTGAGGGAATTAATTCAGTAGGAGATAAAATAATTGAAAAAATAGTACAAGTTGCGAATGGATCACTTACAAATGTAGAAGGATATGGGGAAGCAACAATGAGCCTATATCAAAAAGATCAACGAGTTGAAAAACTTTTAAATATTCCGTGTAAAAGATAA
- a CDS encoding GTP pyrophosphokinase: protein MSFMAKEEFFRKYDSIDEQKFDGIPLSWEMIEEIYEDYVGKIKDLEVIATNITNLLMEVDKVHSIRKRVKDPEHLIEKIIRKSIKKPRLKINVNNYSKIITDLIGIRILHLFKEDWVPIHQKIMKTWNLNEKPQANIRKGDRETVFKENNCEIKEHKYGYRSVHYLIKHPFTKNESKIVEIQVRTLFEEAWSEIDHQIRYPYDIDNPILAGYLVMFNGLAGSADEMGGFIKVLKQELDYKDQAIEERDTVIKELQEKINLSQLDEHEKEQIHLSLVKLTEKEPERSPVILNEWNMNSSLAESMAKISSISSFVKNHSGLQESLSKITDSLKPDLMECKSALAKVADCIKERHLVSEIKSEIAYNLENVKKIE from the coding sequence ATGAGTTTCATGGCAAAAGAAGAATTTTTTAGAAAATATGATAGTATAGATGAACAAAAGTTTGATGGAATTCCACTAAGTTGGGAAATGATAGAAGAAATTTATGAGGATTATGTAGGAAAGATAAAAGATTTAGAAGTGATCGCTACAAATATTACTAATTTATTAATGGAAGTAGATAAAGTACATTCTATAAGAAAAAGAGTGAAGGATCCAGAGCATTTGATTGAAAAGATTATAAGAAAGAGTATTAAAAAACCTAGACTTAAAATTAATGTGAATAATTATTCTAAAATCATAACAGATTTAATTGGGATAAGAATCCTTCATTTGTTTAAAGAAGATTGGGTACCTATTCATCAAAAAATAATGAAGACATGGAATCTTAATGAAAAACCCCAGGCGAATATTCGAAAAGGGGATAGGGAAACGGTTTTTAAAGAAAATAATTGTGAGATCAAAGAGCATAAGTATGGTTATCGTTCTGTTCATTATTTGATTAAGCATCCATTTACAAAAAATGAGTCAAAAATTGTTGAAATTCAAGTAAGAACTCTTTTTGAAGAAGCCTGGAGTGAGATTGATCACCAAATCAGATATCCATATGATATTGATAATCCAATCCTTGCAGGATATTTGGTGATGTTTAATGGATTAGCTGGAAGTGCTGATGAAATGGGTGGCTTTATAAAAGTTCTAAAACAAGAACTAGATTATAAGGATCAAGCAATAGAAGAAAGAGATACTGTTATAAAGGAATTGCAAGAGAAAATTAATCTTTCACAATTAGATGAACACGAAAAAGAACAAATTCATTTAAGCTTAGTAAAATTAACAGAAAAAGAGCCAGAAAGATCTCCTGTTATTTTAAATGAATGGAATATGAATTCTTCGTTAGCAGAATCTATGGCTAAAATATCGTCTATTAGTAGCTTTGTAAAAAACCATTCAGGGTTACAAGAGTCTCTTTCAAAGATAACAGATAGCTTAAAACCAGATTTGATGGAGTGTAAATCTGCATTGGCAAAAGTAGCAGATTGTATTAAGGAGAGACATTTAGTCTCTGAAATAAAATCTGAAATTGCTTATAATTTAGAAAATGTTAAAAAGATAGAATAG
- a CDS encoding response regulator transcription factor translates to MHMYNILVVDDEKEITDAIEVYLKNQNYHVFKAYNGQEALEIFEKEEIHLILMDIMMPKLDGTSATIKIREQSTVPIIMLSAKSEDMDKIWGLNIGADDYITKPFNPMELLARINSNLRRYTSYSNVKEDKENVIKIGGIELNDESKEVLVDGEGVKVTPLEYKILYLLMNHPNRVFSIEEIYEKVWKEPAYNPDTVTVHIRRIREKIEINPKEPKYLKVVWGIGYKFEQ, encoded by the coding sequence ATGCATATGTATAATATATTGGTGGTTGATGATGAAAAAGAAATAACAGATGCTATAGAGGTTTATTTAAAAAACCAAAATTATCATGTTTTTAAGGCATATAATGGACAAGAAGCATTAGAAATTTTTGAAAAAGAAGAAATTCATTTGATTTTGATGGATATTATGATGCCAAAACTAGATGGTACAAGTGCGACCATTAAAATAAGAGAGCAAAGTACAGTACCTATTATCATGCTTTCTGCAAAGTCAGAGGATATGGATAAAATATGGGGGTTAAACATTGGTGCGGATGATTATATTACAAAGCCCTTTAATCCAATGGAGCTACTGGCAAGGATTAATTCTAATCTTAGAAGATATACAAGCTATTCAAATGTTAAAGAAGACAAAGAAAATGTGATAAAAATAGGTGGGATTGAGTTGAATGATGAAAGCAAAGAGGTATTAGTAGATGGGGAAGGCGTGAAGGTTACTCCCCTTGAATATAAGATTCTTTATTTACTCATGAACCACCCTAATCGAGTATTTTCTATAGAAGAAATATATGAAAAGGTATGGAAAGAACCAGCCTATAATCCAGATACAGTGACGGTTCATATAAGAAGGATTCGAGAAAAAATTGAAATCAATCCGAAGGAACCAAAATATTTAAAGGTGGTGTGGGGAATTGGATATAAATTCGAACAATAA
- a CDS encoding UxaA family hydrolase: MGKKMMLMGDKDIVATALDDIENADIVSIMSSDNQELYTMEAKEDIPFGNKIALRNIEKGERIIKYNVPVGECIKNIEKGRLVHVHNVKSQRVDIPKAFKEEIIKQMNINTEV; the protein is encoded by the coding sequence ATGGGAAAAAAAATGATGCTAATGGGAGATAAGGATATTGTTGCCACTGCTTTAGATGATATAGAAAATGCAGATATTGTATCTATCATGTCTAGCGATAATCAAGAACTGTATACAATGGAAGCTAAAGAAGATATACCTTTTGGAAATAAAATAGCTTTACGAAACATTGAAAAAGGGGAGCGAATTATTAAATATAATGTTCCTGTAGGTGAATGTATTAAAAATATAGAAAAAGGAAGATTGGTACATGTGCATAATGTTAAAAGTCAAAGAGTTGATATACCTAAAGCTTTTAAAGAAGAAATTATTAAGCAAATGAATATAAATACGGAGGTATAA
- a CDS encoding BCCT family transporter, translated as MSIEKKQVKYDKLLITISMALVLSVVAFLFFQPEASQNVASKIFGLFTDIFGSGVLLFTFLGIVLLVSIAISKFGSIRLGMEKPEYSTFKWVAMMICCGLGSATVYWAFMEWAYYIGTPGIGIEPGSSFAYEMSVTYSMFHWGVSAWTLYALAAIPVAYHFYVRKNGGLSFSSVVSAMTGIKANGVIGRIIDVIFIFTCFGGLSITLGVSVPLVTQVVCSVIGIEPTFTMNIVLIVFISIIYSFSSYIGIQKGMSKLADWNTKLAILFCILVLLIGPTLFIMKNFVNSFGLMIQNFVRMSLFTDPVNNSGFPESWTMFYWLYWTAYAPFTALFITKVSKGRTIRSVIINTLASGSCGCFFFFGILGSFTMERELSKIVPVVEMLGKGLDKEAIVMALQSLPGGNLLLILFSVITVFFLATTLDGAAFTMASTATPGLKNNEEPHPIHRLFWCVMLALVPLTMIMIGANLNTIKTCAVATAVPLTFIMIVMLYGWLKWMSADYSKKNSIEIIEEFRLPEDQ; from the coding sequence ATGAGTATAGAAAAAAAACAAGTGAAATATGATAAATTATTGATTACGATTAGTATGGCATTAGTCCTGAGTGTTGTAGCATTTTTGTTCTTCCAACCAGAAGCTTCACAAAATGTTGCAAGTAAAATTTTTGGCTTGTTCACAGATATATTTGGTTCGGGAGTATTATTATTTACTTTCTTAGGAATTGTCCTTTTGGTGTCTATAGCTATTAGTAAATTTGGAAGTATTAGGTTGGGTATGGAAAAACCTGAGTATTCAACTTTTAAATGGGTTGCTATGATGATTTGTTGTGGATTAGGTTCTGCTACTGTTTATTGGGCATTTATGGAATGGGCTTATTATATAGGTACTCCTGGTATTGGAATAGAACCTGGATCATCATTTGCTTATGAAATGAGTGTTACCTATAGTATGTTTCATTGGGGTGTAAGTGCATGGACATTGTATGCTCTTGCAGCTATTCCTGTAGCATATCACTTCTATGTTAGAAAAAATGGTGGACTTAGCTTTAGTTCAGTAGTAAGCGCTATGACAGGAATTAAAGCTAATGGCGTGATCGGAAGAATCATTGATGTAATCTTTATTTTTACTTGCTTTGGGGGATTAAGTATAACATTAGGGGTGTCAGTTCCTTTAGTTACACAAGTTGTTTGTAGTGTTATTGGGATTGAACCAACATTTACAATGAATATTGTTCTTATTGTTTTTATTTCAATCATCTATTCATTTAGTTCATATATTGGAATCCAAAAGGGTATGAGTAAACTTGCTGATTGGAATACAAAACTTGCAATCCTTTTCTGTATATTAGTATTATTAATTGGTCCAACGTTATTTATTATGAAAAACTTTGTAAATTCTTTTGGTCTAATGATACAAAATTTTGTTCGTATGAGTTTATTTACTGATCCTGTAAATAATAGTGGATTCCCTGAATCATGGACCATGTTTTATTGGTTATATTGGACTGCTTATGCACCTTTCACTGCATTATTTATCACGAAGGTATCAAAGGGTCGTACCATTCGTTCAGTTATTATTAACACCCTTGCAAGTGGAAGCTGTGGTTGTTTCTTCTTCTTTGGAATATTAGGAAGCTTTACAATGGAAAGAGAACTTTCAAAAATAGTACCTGTAGTTGAAATGCTTGGTAAAGGATTAGATAAAGAAGCAATTGTAATGGCGCTACAATCACTACCAGGTGGAAATTTACTTTTAATCTTGTTCTCTGTTATAACCGTATTTTTCCTAGCTACAACATTAGATGGAGCAGCTTTTACCATGGCATCAACTGCTACTCCTGGACTTAAGAATAATGAAGAACCTCATCCAATACATCGTCTATTCTGGTGTGTAATGCTTGCATTAGTTCCTTTAACAATGATTATGATTGGAGCAAACTTAAATACTATTAAAACATGTGCTGTTGCAACAGCTGTGCCACTTACTTTTATAATGATTGTCATGCTTTATGGCTGGTTAAAATGGATGAGTGCAGATTACTCAAAGAAAAATTCAATTGAAATTATTGAAGAATTTAGATTACCTGAAGATCAATAA
- a CDS encoding sigma-54 interaction domain-containing protein, translated as MVFKNNLNYEEFIKIIDELYDEVLIYDNNYKIIYINKACERHYGMSQEEMISSSFYDFADEYWSTSVLPYVYKSKKAVQQKQETKLGAKILTIAIPIFDENHEVQYVAMSIRDDIPDNTTQNLNLLEDVIPLNIKKFDQNLIFNSNKMKNIFALANEIVDLECPCLITGESGVGKTLIGKYIHENSARKENSFVHINCAAISKDLFESELYGYEKGSFTGATTTGKKGLAAEAHGGTLFLDEISEIPYKMQAKLLQFIQEKKFYSIGSTKPIEVDVRIIVATNRDLKKMVEMGTFREDLYYRLNVFEIDIPPLRERKDDILLMSDFYLNKYCQKYNKTHRFSEEVKEIFLNYSWKGNVRELSHVVERLVVVTKEVVIKPWHLPKHLYELIAKPSYSDIESSMREGKTLTDIMEQYEKQIIKKAYEECKSTRKLAQKLGVSQTKASKLYRKYIKNELI; from the coding sequence ATGGTTTTTAAAAATAATTTAAATTACGAAGAATTTATAAAAATAATCGATGAACTATATGATGAAGTACTCATTTATGATAATAACTATAAAATTATTTATATAAACAAAGCATGTGAAAGACATTATGGTATGTCTCAAGAAGAGATGATCAGCAGTAGTTTTTATGATTTTGCAGATGAATATTGGAGTACTTCTGTACTTCCCTATGTATATAAAAGCAAGAAGGCCGTTCAGCAAAAACAAGAAACAAAACTTGGTGCGAAAATACTAACCATTGCAATACCTATTTTTGATGAAAATCATGAAGTCCAATATGTTGCAATGAGTATAAGAGATGACATACCAGATAATACAACTCAAAATCTCAACTTATTAGAGGATGTTATTCCTCTAAACATTAAAAAATTTGACCAAAACTTAATTTTTAATAGCAATAAAATGAAAAATATTTTTGCATTAGCAAATGAGATTGTAGATCTTGAATGTCCTTGTTTGATAACTGGGGAATCAGGAGTAGGAAAAACTTTAATAGGTAAATATATTCATGAAAATAGCGCTAGAAAAGAAAATTCTTTTGTGCATATTAACTGTGCTGCCATTAGCAAGGACTTATTTGAATCTGAATTATATGGTTATGAAAAGGGAAGTTTTACGGGTGCAACTACAACTGGAAAAAAAGGACTTGCTGCTGAGGCACATGGTGGAACTTTGTTTTTAGATGAAATTTCAGAAATTCCATATAAAATGCAAGCAAAATTACTTCAGTTTATTCAGGAAAAAAAGTTTTATTCTATAGGAAGTACAAAGCCTATAGAAGTTGATGTTCGAATCATTGTAGCTACCAATAGAGATCTAAAAAAAATGGTTGAAATGGGTACCTTTAGAGAAGATCTATATTATCGATTAAATGTTTTTGAAATAGATATTCCACCTCTTCGAGAGAGAAAAGATGATATTTTATTGATGTCTGATTTTTATTTGAATAAATATTGTCAAAAATATAATAAAACCCATAGATTTTCTGAAGAAGTAAAAGAAATTTTCTTAAACTATTCTTGGAAAGGAAATGTAAGAGAACTTTCTCATGTAGTAGAAAGACTGGTTGTAGTAACAAAAGAAGTGGTTATAAAGCCTTGGCATTTACCAAAGCATTTATATGAATTAATAGCAAAACCAAGTTATTCAGACATTGAAAGTTCTATGCGGGAGGGAAAAACTTTAACTGATATTATGGAGCAGTATGAAAAACAAATTATTAAAAAAGCATATGAAGAATGTAAATCTACAAGAAAGCTTGCACAAAAATTAGGGGTTAGTCAAACAAAAGCTTCTAAATTATATAGAAAATATATAAAAAACGAGTTGATTTGA
- a CDS encoding sensor histidine kinase yields the protein MDINSNNNAKDENNQEKDIEKDKNNEQKYEESLEGINNNTEELNEKTVVKKDYKEQDKEKEDESQYIKEPKTSSKVKKNQNKFKASAFITILMIFIFAVVSVGSYLPAKNFLLFEKDLTKAYIESNDFSYRLARVTRYLERSMIEGNDEDPYSYANIDSIQYYIRNKDKTISKSNIKDIDKVQGSDEEEGSNGERKIEKSNVKGTTESKLEKLMNNSMFYMHIKTDDQGNIQIEKITDEKFNQYEFKDSLNRRTQNKEEYANLDIVYMIPSDLQSPVNFHNYQDAFTRDIQEFHIQFYIMLILGIGVVSILILSIIAFCIPYEKQKEISICNLFNRMFLEIKGFIWLGFIGVVGIGGTALIEEFSYGINQAFDFLHMIYYADEYFYIIGIPITFILYLLIYLSIVYIKYIYHTGFKKGFIENSISGRICLYLLRKVREIFRGMMKIDVTKDIHRKLIMVVGINLVALWSIALFGPFGLVLGVVYTLFLFKYLLKFILKVKALNDASRKLAEGDFDIDFEEDMGIFSPICDNLNNIKDGFKVAIDKEIKSQQMKTELISNVSHDLKTPLTSIITYIDLLKKEDIKNETQKEYIDVLDRKSKRLKVLIEDLFEASKASSGNIDLHLEKVDVIALFRQTLGELEEKINQSTLQMKMNLPENKVICELDGRRTYRVFENIMSNILKYAMPHSRVYIDVSEDDKEISFTFKNISAYEMNFDAKEITERFTRGDKSRNTEGSGLGLAIAKSLMELQNGNLIVTIDGDLFKVMVTFPKGE from the coding sequence TTGGATATAAATTCGAACAATAATGCAAAAGATGAGAATAATCAAGAGAAAGATATAGAAAAAGATAAGAATAATGAGCAGAAATATGAAGAAAGTTTAGAAGGAATAAATAATAATACAGAAGAACTTAATGAAAAGACAGTAGTGAAAAAAGACTATAAGGAACAAGATAAAGAAAAAGAAGATGAGAGTCAATATATAAAAGAACCTAAGACGAGTAGCAAGGTCAAAAAGAATCAAAATAAATTCAAGGCATCTGCTTTTATAACGATATTGATGATTTTTATATTTGCAGTCGTTTCTGTAGGAAGTTATTTACCTGCAAAGAATTTCTTACTTTTTGAAAAAGACCTTACAAAAGCGTATATAGAGAGTAATGATTTTAGTTATAGATTAGCGCGAGTAACAAGGTATTTAGAGAGATCCATGATAGAAGGAAATGATGAAGATCCATATAGCTATGCGAATATAGATAGTATTCAATATTATATAAGGAATAAGGATAAAACTATTAGTAAAAGTAATATAAAAGATATAGATAAAGTACAAGGTAGCGATGAAGAAGAAGGATCTAATGGAGAACGTAAAATTGAAAAAAGTAATGTAAAAGGTACTACAGAAAGTAAATTAGAAAAACTTATGAATAATAGTATGTTTTATATGCATATAAAAACAGATGATCAGGGTAATATTCAAATAGAGAAGATAACAGACGAAAAATTTAATCAATACGAATTTAAGGATTCATTAAATAGAAGAACTCAAAACAAAGAAGAATATGCTAACTTAGATATCGTGTATATGATTCCAAGTGACTTACAGTCTCCAGTAAACTTTCATAACTATCAGGATGCTTTTACAAGAGATATACAAGAATTTCATATACAATTTTATATAATGCTTATATTAGGAATAGGGGTAGTCAGTATATTGATTTTAAGTATTATAGCTTTTTGTATACCTTATGAAAAACAAAAGGAAATATCTATTTGTAATCTTTTTAATAGGATGTTTTTAGAGATTAAGGGATTTATTTGGCTCGGATTTATTGGAGTTGTTGGAATTGGAGGAACTGCACTTATTGAAGAATTTAGTTATGGAATCAATCAAGCATTTGATTTTTTGCATATGATTTATTATGCGGATGAATATTTTTATATAATAGGAATTCCTATAACCTTTATATTATATCTACTTATTTATTTAAGTATTGTTTATATAAAATATATTTATCATACAGGGTTTAAAAAAGGATTCATTGAAAATAGTATTTCAGGAAGAATATGTCTTTATCTTCTTAGAAAAGTAAGAGAAATATTTCGAGGAATGATGAAAATAGATGTAACAAAAGATATTCATAGAAAGCTTATTATGGTAGTGGGGATTAATTTAGTTGCTCTATGGAGCATTGCATTATTTGGACCCTTTGGACTTGTTTTAGGAGTTGTCTATACCCTATTTTTATTCAAATATTTGCTAAAATTTATTCTTAAAGTAAAAGCTTTAAATGATGCGAGCCGAAAGCTTGCTGAAGGGGATTTTGATATAGATTTTGAAGAAGATATGGGAATCTTTAGTCCAATCTGTGACAACTTAAATAATATTAAAGATGGATTTAAAGTAGCAATTGATAAAGAAATAAAAAGTCAGCAGATGAAAACAGAGCTCATATCAAATGTTTCTCATGATTTGAAAACACCTCTTACCTCTATCATCACTTATATTGATTTATTGAAAAAAGAAGATATTAAAAATGAAACTCAAAAGGAATATATCGACGTGCTTGATAGAAAATCTAAGCGGTTAAAGGTGTTGATAGAAGATTTATTTGAAGCAAGTAAAGCAAGTAGTGGAAATATTGACCTCCATTTAGAAAAGGTAGATGTGATTGCTTTATTTCGACAAACATTAGGAGAATTAGAAGAAAAAATCAATCAAAGTACACTTCAAATGAAAATGAATTTACCAGAAAACAAGGTGATATGTGAACTAGATGGTAGAAGAACCTATAGAGTCTTTGAAAATATTATGAGCAATATATTAAAATATGCCATGCCTCATTCAAGAGTATATATAGATGTTTCAGAAGATGATAAAGAAATAAGCTTTACATTCAAAAATATTTCAGCTTATGAAATGAATTTTGATGCAAAGGAAATTACAGAACGTTTTACAAGGGGAGATAAATCTAGAAATACGGAAGGGTCAGGACTAGGGCTTGCAATTGCTAAAAGTTTGATGGAACTTCAAAATGGAAATTTGATCGTTACGATAGATGGAGATTTGTTTAAAGTAATGGTTACCTTTCCTAAAGGGGAATAG
- a CDS encoding mandelate racemase/muconate lactonizing enzyme family protein — MKITDVEVICLRVPEVNKRCVWGEDAVIVKIHTDEGITGVGETDSSPLVVKSIIETPNSNLACFGLKEILIGENPLEIERLWNKMYELSNYVGRRGAGIHAMSAIDIALWDIAGKYHNVPVHELLGGKHRDKIRAYGTFIPADTPEENKKIVKDLKDKGFTSLKFGGGILGDDPDTDYEIIKAVREEAGEDFEIQIDLAAKWKTPEHTLYMADRLKDLNLNWIEEPIGSDDLMGYKNLGSSIKPMIAGGETLTTTHEFIQFLEFGKPDLVQPDVTRCGGITEAMKIYDLSKKYGVKLVPHGFSTGILIAATTHFLAACETTDLIEYSQSTSPLFKDLVKNQIAFKDGYVEVPNAPGLGIELNEEVIEKYRVFE, encoded by the coding sequence ATGAAGATAACAGATGTAGAAGTTATATGTTTAAGAGTTCCAGAAGTGAATAAAAGATGTGTATGGGGAGAAGATGCAGTAATTGTAAAAATCCATACAGATGAAGGAATCACAGGTGTTGGAGAGACAGATTCATCTCCTTTAGTAGTAAAAAGTATTATTGAAACGCCAAATTCAAATCTTGCTTGTTTTGGTTTAAAAGAGATTTTAATAGGTGAAAATCCCCTAGAAATTGAACGATTATGGAATAAAATGTATGAGCTATCTAACTATGTGGGGAGAAGAGGGGCAGGAATTCATGCAATGAGTGCCATTGATATTGCCCTTTGGGATATTGCTGGTAAATATCATAATGTTCCTGTGCATGAGCTTTTAGGTGGTAAACACAGAGATAAAATCAGAGCATATGGTACTTTTATACCTGCTGATACACCTGAGGAAAATAAAAAAATTGTAAAAGACTTAAAAGATAAAGGATTTACGAGTCTAAAATTTGGTGGCGGTATTTTAGGAGATGATCCTGATACGGATTATGAAATCATCAAAGCTGTTCGTGAAGAAGCTGGTGAAGATTTTGAGATTCAAATTGATTTGGCTGCTAAATGGAAAACACCAGAACACACCTTATATATGGCAGACCGATTAAAGGATTTAAATTTAAATTGGATTGAAGAACCTATTGGTTCTGATGATTTAATGGGATATAAAAATTTAGGAAGTTCAATCAAACCCATGATTGCAGGAGGAGAAACACTAACAACTACCCATGAATTCATACAATTTCTTGAATTTGGAAAACCTGATTTGGTGCAGCCAGATGTAACTAGGTGTGGTGGTATAACAGAAGCCATGAAAATATATGACCTATCTAAAAAATATGGTGTGAAGTTAGTACCTCATGGTTTTAGTACAGGTATTTTGATAGCTGCTACGACACATTTCTTAGCAGCATGTGAAACAACTGATTTGATTGAGTATTCACAAAGTACAAGTCCACTTTTTAAAGATTTAGTTAAGAATCAAATAGCGTTCAAAGATGGTTATGTAGAAGTTCCTAACGCTCCAGGTCTAGGAATCGAATTGAATGAGGAAGTTATTGAGAAATATAGAGTATTCGAGTAA